From Corvus moneduloides isolate bCorMon1 chromosome 9, bCorMon1.pri, whole genome shotgun sequence:
TTAACACCAGCATGTGTCCAAGATTTCCTAGGTATGTCTTCTTTCTGCCCAATTCTGTCTAGATGGATTCAGAGATTGTTGAAACTTGTCCTAGATTTCTGGATGTCTGCTAGCACATAAAGCTGGCTGTTACAGCACAGGCACAAGAACTCCAAACAAGCTGCCATACCTTTGAAAACCCAGTCATACCCACAGGACAGATGTTGTTTCAAATAACAGTAAGCTATCTAGGCATAAGCTGATCAAATATATTGTTAATTCTATTTTGAGTTAACTACTGAAAATTGACAACTTTCTCAAaagatattcagaaaaaaaatggctaaaacattttatcttaaattcagtttttgaggacatttgtattttctcctgGTCATACACCAAATGTTTAATGGATAACTTTGCTTCTATTGGTTCTCCATGCTGCAGGTAGGCACAACCTCTCCCATCTTGCTAGCACCAGCTAACACATTAACTGTCCCTCTGCCCTGATATTTACCCAAACCACTGAACCTTATTAACTAAATTTtaacagaggaaaattaaaattttagtttaaaaaaaattacatttacacACCAGCTATTTACAGCactagcaaaaagaaaaaaaaactgataaaaatcaTTAAACAATGCTTTCTAGAGCACATTTGCAATCACACCATTAAGTGTACCTGTTACAGCAGCATATGTTACAATCTGCCTGGAAAAGGCTAAACAACGTCCTCTCTCCCCAAGATTTATTCAAGATTTTTCTTGAATAAATAAGCCAAGAAACTtcataaaattttttattttcttttaaaatatattgtattCAACTCCTGCGCATGGCACTACCTCTCCAATGAATAAAGACACATTCAAGTTCCAAACACAGGAGAAATATTCCTGAACTGTTCTTCCTCTGAATaataaacttttaattaaaatcagaaaatacttaaaaagcATTAGAAGGGATGAAAAATGAATTTCACAAGTTAAAAAATCCTCCCataaaaaagacaacaaaatatGCATAAATGAGAAGGATGAACAGGtgaaaaaaggcatttgtttCAGTCTGTTGGGCAGTACCTGTGGTCTGAGTGGGGCACTTTGTTAATACTTCTGGTGCTCGGAATCCAGGTGTTCCTGCCCTGGGAGCCACTTGTTGACGCCTTGTAATAAGAGACAAATAAATTTGGAATATAAAAGTTGATAAGAAAGTTCTAAATCTAGTAATgcttaatattatttttagaaTATGCTTGTGTAAGACGTGTAAACAGCCTAACCCTGCTTTATTCAAATTTTACAGAAGTTTGAACATCTTATCTAGCATGAATTTGTAAGACACACACATAACAATCTTATTATCTATTATATTATAATTATATTATCTAGCATAAGATAATACCAGAGAAATACTTATTGCATACTTAACTCACAATGGCCTTTTCTTAGTTTCATCTAAGAGAAGTGCCATTTTTGTTAAAAGCTTGTTTTCATGGGAAACTTTGAAGTTGAGGCTAATTAACCCAAGGCAAAAAGAATATGAGATTCTTGAATGTGGATGCTATGGTTTTGTGTTAGTCCAGAGCAAACTAAGGGCTGCTCTGAGTGTTGCCAGGAATTTAGTTTTTACTAGATTAACTAAGAGGTGTGAggttataattattttaaaaaacgTGTAGATAAAAGGCAAGAGTAGATCATAATCAAAACTAACTGCAGAGGGATGGAGTTTAATTGAGCtatgaggcactggaacaggttgcccagagaagctgtggacgcccatccctggcagtgttcaaaggccaggttggacagggcttggggcAACCTGGTCTCTGGGAGttgcccctgcccatggcagggggtttggaacaagatggcctttaaggtcccttccaacccaaaccattctgtgattctatttgttttttagattaacaaatacaaaacaatcATGCTTCCTTTTTATTCTACATTTCATGATTTCCAGAATCCCAACTGTTGGCATAATTAGATAACTACTAAATGACAGAATGATGTATTGTCTTTTCTAAGTGTTGTAATTAACACAAGTGATTTTCTACAACACATGTAGGTGAATAAGTAAAcacaacaagaaaataattaacagTGAATCTTTCTAGATGCAGATAGCAGTGAACAAATCCATGAATTCCATGAACTATTCTTAAGAAGAGCATACTTAGTGCTTTAAAGGCTGCAGAGATCAAACGCTGTCTTTCATTTACTAAATCAGCAGTCTAGTAAATCTAAGTTTGAGTTTGCTTGACAGCAGAGCAGACAATTTTACAACACTATCAAAGCAAATTACCTTGAAAGGCAAACACTGCAAACTCTATCCGTTGCATAACAGTCACAGGGCAGGTTTAAAGGGCAACCACTGGCAGCTTTCCTGGCTGCCCCATTGCTCACAGTTTTGGTAGAAATAATCTTCTTCTTTGTTACTAGCTTCCTAGATGAAACATCGATCATCTTTGATTGTTTTATGAGCTGTAATGTAGATATTGTAGAGAAagtgacatatttaagaagttTCCCTTTACATACAGATAGGACAGTTCCTAAAATACTGACTTAACAAGTGCTCATGAACAAGAAGAATTTTAGGACAGACACAGCAAACCTCTTTAACAGTATCAAAACTACTATAAAACAGACACTGGAACTTTCTGGATATCTGATTTCTAGATATCCTGATTTCATCCGTTCCCCTTCAGAAGACATTTTCAGTGCTTACTAAAACCAATCTATATTAGATATTCTGAAGCTACAAGACAAGTACTTTTCAAGTTAGTATAGcgtttcaagattttttttttggctcagtatgaaaaaaatgaaaagagtaTGAAATCCCACAGCAACACACAAGCACTAACTCTAGTTCTACAATAAAATACCACAAACCAAACCCTCTAATTTAGTAGGTGTTTCCCCCTTGTCATATTAAATActaattacaaaaaaaaccattacAAGCTTTATCCTCAGCTTcaactgcaaaataatttttaaaaaagtttcaCACAGTAAGTAGggggtggttgagcactggaataggctccccaggaaagtggtcgCAGCCCTAAACCTGACAGAGgtcaagaagcatttggacaatgctctcaggcacatggagTGACTCTTGGGGTAtactgtgcagggccaggagctggactcaatgatcctcACGGGCCCCTTCCAACTTAGcttattttgtgattctgtgattagtTGCACAGATAGATACATAGGAAAAAAGATTAACTTAGCATCCAAACAAGATCAGCTAGGGAGACAGCTACAGAACTTGTTGTTTAAGAGTTTCAAATGGgactgaaacagaaatgaaaaattcttcGAGCCTTTCAGGAAAGACATATTTAATAATCTGCTCAAAAGCCTTTCACATTTCATAGCATTGTGGAGCAGTGTCCAGTCTTACAGAACAACCAGTTCTATAATGTTTCAAATATGCAGCAGACTGATCCTGCTGATGAGTCAATACTTCTTACTTTTGTGCCTGAGTTCTCCTGGTATGTAGAACTATAGACATTGAAATTCCTCTCTCCGAAGACAGAGCGCTGGACAGAATGGTGCACAGAGTCCTCCTACAATACCAGCAAAAAGGACAATAAGGATCCTGTTTAAGAGGCGTCTGGGTACTGACAGGtcaaaaaaaagtgtgaagtGACATAAAACAAGAACAGCTGTGTGTAAGTTATTTTCAGGCATCAGTTTACTGTGGATGAAGAAACACGGTCTAGACAGAACAGCAAACATGTTTACAAAACGAATCACACCTCTGAAGTGTCCCAAGACAATCTCAGTGTACCCTGTACTGCATTTGTTATGCAACTAGTAACTAAACACAGGTGAATGATTATTGGCTTGGGGAGGAGTTTCACCATCCCTATCTCCTATGAAAGGATTTAAGGCTGTCTAAATAGTAACCCATGCTGGGGTTTTATACAGCCTTCAGCACTGTATTAGATCTAACAGATAATGATGAAGCCAGTAGTTATGTAGACGTAGCTCCTTTGATATGAACACTATGATGCTGTGCAGGCTCAGCTTCTGTGCAAGTACTGCATCTCCCCCTGTTGGATGAAGGAACACATTAAACATACAACAGCATTAATGAAAGAGACTGAGaaccttttctcctcttccttgttTCATCTGTACTTTCAGAAGTGAGCTGGACCTTCTATCAGCTGCTTTTGAGGCTGACTGTTGAGCTATCTGTTTAGGTGCTGTGACACTGACAGAAACCCCATTTCCCAAGGCTACAGTGGGATTATTTTGCAAGCAACTTCCCTGCTGGTCTTCAGAGTGGCCAGTTTTAAGAAGCTCAATTTTTGTATCAGGGGTTCCTTGTGCCAAGCCAAAATCTACCAAGGCATacctgaaaagacaaaaatttagAATCAGGTGTCACAAAGTATCTATTAATCATTCAATTTACTGTTCATTActtatttatctttctttcacatttcattCAATGTTGCTTATCTGTACTGTTGCCAGCATCACAGtcctattttcttccttctcctcctacATTCCCATCTCACCTATCCCCTCAGTGTTTTTACCCTATACCACTGTTCACTGTTTCTTGTCCCAAAATCTCAAGTACATACTTTCTCCAAAGGtgttaaaacatattttcagcaACTCATTTTTGAAGTTCTTCTAATCCTACAGCTCTGAATCTTCAGCCAGCAGTCATGTACCAGTGGCTTGACTCTTGCAGGGTTCCCATGGGCAGAGGACAAAGGTAGCAGTGAAGACAGACAAGACCAACAGTGCTTACAGTTGTGACAGACTTCTGGCTAATATTACTGGAATTTTCTTTAGTCTTGTAACAGGTAAGACTATCTTAGCTCACACTTCAGATCTGTCtctaaaagaattattttttgctACAACCAGTACAGAGACAATCCACCTGTCCCTGGGTCTCAAACTCAACTGCACGCCTCTAGACACAAAGTAGAGATTAAGGCTCAAACAAATGCTGGAAGAGCAAAATGGCAGTGTGTATTCATTttgacagattaaaaaaacaaacaaaacagtatttctcAAACTTTTAAGCTTGTGGTTTGGCAAAATGCAATCAAATCACCCCTACAAACTGTCACtgcatagaatcacagaaacacttaggctggaaaagacctttaaaatcaagtccaactgttaaccctGCTCTGCCAAGTCCCTAAGTGCTAGGGACAAGTGCTAGATCTACAGGTCTTTTAAATTCctctagggatggtgactcaaccacttccctgggcagcccattccaatgcttgataaccctttcagtgaagaaatttttctaatatcaaacctaaaccttccctggtaaaacttgaggccatttcctgtCATCTTATCACTTTTTACTTGGGGATGTGCATCCTGCTACAACCTTCTCTCAGTGCTTTGCTTTGGACACACTCGAGCACCTTAGTGTCTCAACTGTACAGAGAACAATGCTAACAAATACAGCTATAGGACTGCTAGCACTGCAGCATTCTATCCACTTCAGATCTTCACAAAGAAGCAGTACCTCactttttacagcttttaaattttgtaacTTGCAGGCAGAAAAACCAACCCTACTAAACATTAATTCAATGTAACGTGAAAACAGCTCAAAGCCAGCTATCTTATCTGTATCAGTTTCACCCTATTCACTATTAAAAATGTACAAGGATCATTCTGTGCACCACAAGTTAActtccttatttaaaaaaaaaattactgattttattcttctcattcttatttgaaaatacagtgcTTTTACTCAGTAGTAAAATCTTCACTTTATCAGGTACTTGTGACTCTATGAAGCAGGTATTAcattaagtaaaaaaatttcCTTCACTTCTTAAGTCCCctaacactgaaagaaaaattttacaaataaaaagaatgtttttagCTTTATTACTTAAGCACATGTTATgcagctggaaggaaagaagCCTAAAAGCCTAATTGACTCTGTTCTGCCCAGGCACACATGCCCAGATGAAATCATAGTATGGCCAGACTCACTTTTTTAGCTGCCTGTTGTAGAGGAAGTTGCTGGGCTTGACATCACGGTGAACAATACCGAAGTGATGAATGCGCCTCAACGCTTTAAACAGATTAAACATGTATTCCCTCACTTCTTCAAAGGAAAGGGAATTCAAAATGTCCTGAAAGATTATTTGGATACTGTaatttatagaatcatagaataattatGCAActacttttaattaaatgtttttactACACATCAAAAGTCTGAGACTCACCAAGAAGGATTCATGTTCCAGATAGGGCATAACAATAACAACATGATCATTTTTCCTAAAGCAGTATTTAACTCCCATAACATTATCTTGTCCCCTAGAAGAAAAGTAGTGTTACTGAACAAAGACCAGAAGGTGGAcgtttattttcctttatctctTAAAAACTTCAGTCAGGCTTTCTTTTATAAtcttaatttatattttgataGCAGTCTTATCAGCAATCCATAGTTGTGCTCTTGCTGCTCGCTGCTATGTTCCATTTGTTCTGCAGTTTGGAATGAGAACTCTACAGATTATCTGTGGGGCTGTGGTTTGTAGTTACCACGGTAATTAAATATAGGACCTAACTTTCATGATCCTACTGCTTTAGGAAGGTGCTATTCAGCACACTCTGCCAACATGTATTCATTcctaaaatcacattttctaaCGAAGTGATTCTTTTTTCCAAGCATTTCAGAACTGGAACTTTGTTACCACAGAGATACATAATGGAATTTCTCAGATGGAAAATAGagccccaccccctccccccaactGAGACTAGCAGCAAAGGGCATCCATTACAGGTAAGACACTCCTTTTGTTATTTGCTCTCaataaaaagaatatatatgtgtgtggttaaaaataaatcaagagaAATGCCAAAACTTAAATAAATATAGAACAGTGAGACAACATTCAGCAGTTTAGTCATGACaatcataatttttttgtttatgtacCCTGCCACTGTGAGGCACTGAAGTTCAGCAGCTATTCGCAGGGGGTGGCTGGTTGGAATCAAGTGTTTCAGAgccattttttcttcatatcctGTTTGTAACTGTGCTGTGGCCAAGTAAACAGAACTAAAAGTACCTgtaaacaaaagagaaaaacactgcCTTCAACATTTTTAATTAGGTCAATGCAGATTTTTACAGAAGTGATCTAACTGTTCACAATCCTGCAGTACACTTGATACTACATCAAAAGCagattctaaaagaaaaaatccagttccttttttctcctactGAATTCAGTGATCTTGTATACAAGTTTTTTATGTcagtaaaaatgcaaatataacaCTGTCTAACTTGCCTGGGACACAGTGCTCTTTGAATGTAGATTTCCTATCTTTGATTTGCTTTCTTGTTTAGGTAGCTTACTTTCATCTGACATCTAACTCCTTTCCCTACAATGTAAGAGGACTATATAATGCTAATCTGGGAAGCACTGCCAGTGCTATTCAGAGCATTTCTGAAATTGCTACATTTTCCTTAATTCTGTACCTTATTTATAAAGTAAGGCTTCCCACATGATGTGTAACTATACTGTTTGTTTGCCCAGAGCATTTTACTACATCAAATGTGATACACTTGCTTGAGGAAGGGAGTATTCAGACTGTATGATAAACTTACCCAGCCATTTAATTTTAAGGATATCCTAATATACCTCTTAGGAGGTTAATTTATCCTAATGATCTGAGATACCTGAACATGCAAGTTGAAGTGTTCTTCCATATGAATAATGGAATATATGAATAAAGAATAGAAATAACTTTTGATTACATTTTAAGTAAAGCGTTTGCATCATGCTGGTTCAACAGTCTGAGTGCACACATACATCAAAATGCCAGCAAAAACTAAGTACTTCATGCaatcataaaaaaaatcccaaacaaccTAGAGACAGACCCATACCTTCAACAGAGCTATTACAGCAACAAGGGTTACCAAATTTGACTTAAGACATTATTTTTCGTGGTGAGAACTGCTAAAATGAAAGTGATTCCAGAGTGGAATCCTAAGCAGAAGCTTGTTTTCTCGTAATGCTGTTGAACTGcaaatggtattttttaaaaacattgtttgCTCCCAAGAGTAAAATCAGAGTACTATTCACATaaccaaaatttttttaattacactaTCTTTTTTATAATGGGCAgaactctatttttttttttatttttgaaattttatctTCCTGTGGGGAATGGAGTTGGGAGTTTTTAggtagtttggggtttttttttgagataaaaCCTCCTAGCCATCTAACCTACTGCACAGAAGTTCCATCACAAAACAGATGCAAAACAATCCAGCTTACCATCaacatcttttgtttttaaaagtgtgGAATGTTACAGAGCCTTTCAGAAATTGAATGGGTAAAGTTTCAAAAAGTGCTGAAATCCCAGACTCAGAAGTACCTGAATCTATTTATAGTCATGCCTGACACTAATTTAAGGTATTTGCAATAGTATCTATTGAAGGCAAGGTGTACACAAGCATTCTAAAATTTGATACTGTAtgtcttcaaaaataaaaagttctttattttttaagtaaagcAGGTCCAGCCTTTCAGATTCCTCATCCAACTCTGCCCAAGAGATTTTAGTGGAAACAAAGCTAACTTAAGGAACGCCAATTAAGCATGTCAAAACACAGCTACATGTAAGTAGATTTCTCttgtaaaggagaaaaagagtgGAATTTTAAGACATTTACTTACTTGAATCTACctcaaaaatttttaattgtCAAGCTTGGAATGCTGTTTTTTCTAAAAGGCTATAATATAccatattttcaagaaaatatctTGAAAATGGTCCTAATTAATACACCCACGTGCTCAGCAACATATTAGAATTCCTacagagacattaaaaaaaattcatttggCTTACATTGCATATATTGGGATCTTAGATTTATACCTTTTTAAGTTAGACATGCCAAAAGAAATCTTAACTCTAAGCAAggtaaaatgaaacatttaccTTCTccaattttttccttaattttgaACACATTTACAAGCTGTGGTACTGCTTCATAAAGTTTTTCaacatctttttttattcctgttgtagaaaaaatggggaaaacaagTTATTGAATCAAGTAATAAAATTCCTATCTGATCTTTTTTGGAGATCACAAATTACGTGTCAGTTCATAGGCCTGTGGATTCACataaacagagggaaaaacagcacaaagaTATCTTATCCCCGCTGACATTACCATGTGCATACTTGATATTGTTGTTCTTCATCGATGACACTCCCTTACAAGCTACAGCatttaaacaattattttttacttatcTGACACAGCGGATTCTGAGAGGGCAAAAGCCTTCTGGTTAGTAGGACACCTACAGCTCATCACTAAATATTTACACGAGATTTGCAACAGCAATTTGACAGAAGACAAAACTATAATagctgtttctatttctggcaAGCACAGGTGCAAATCCATCAGATGCAAatcaaaaatgcagaaaaagaattattgtttacatatttttaagatGGATAATGCAGTCTTTCACACTGTTACTGACAATAGCTGGCACCAAAGCTTGCTCTGCATTTAGGTTGCTGCATTTCATGCTGCGATCACTAGATGGCACGACAAGGATGCTGTACTGTATAATTTCCAAAAAACCGTGTAGTTTTCCATTCAGTTTACAAATCCTTGTTGTTTAAGCATTTTTCTATACCTCATATAAGAATTCTCTTCGTTTGACGCTATCAATTATGTAGAGACTGTGACTAATTTCTGTGAAGTAGGTGTAAAGAATATTTGAGTATACAGAACTAAGCACAAACTGGTATTTGAAAAGTAAATCAAATGAAAGAATGTGTATACATTTTTcatcctaaaaataaataataaattaaatttagtaTAAACAGATAAATTATAATGTATTGTACATGTAAAAATGGACTATTTTTCACCAGGGCAGTAAGTCATAagcaagaagaattttttttcaaaatatcacAGGCTGGAAACAAAGTATTGTTTAGCACGCATCCCTAGCCTTCTATGCAGCTTACTTTAACAACAAAAACTGCCTGAAG
This genomic window contains:
- the CDC7 gene encoding cell division cycle 7-related protein kinase; amino-acid sequence: METVLKSPCDEQHPQQAEDFHGNLEQNSKLSGIKKDVEKLYEAVPQLVNVFKIKEKIGEGTFSSVYLATAQLQTGYEEKMALKHLIPTSHPLRIAAELQCLTVAGGQDNVMGVKYCFRKNDHVVIVMPYLEHESFLDILNSLSFEEVREYMFNLFKALRRIHHFGIVHRDVKPSNFLYNRQLKKYALVDFGLAQGTPDTKIELLKTGHSEDQQGSCLQNNPTVALGNGVSVSVTAPKQIAQQSASKAADRRSSSLLKVQMKQGRGEKEDSVHHSVQRSVFGERNFNVYSSTYQENSGTKLIKQSKMIDVSSRKLVTKKKIISTKTVSNGAARKAASGCPLNLPCDCYATDRVCSVCLSRRQQVAPRAGTPGFRAPEVLTKCPTQTTAIDMWSAGIIFLSLLSGRYPFFKASDDLTALAQIMTVRGSRETIQAARTFGKSVVCTQVVPTQNLRTLCEKLRGTNSSCKRSQGEGPSRSENNTALPVAADKPCAPETLGKQIQHLQNFQEGDGALEVKATDMKGWDQVPDEAYDLLDKLLDLNPATRITAKEALLHPFFKDIKL